A segment of the Pseudoalteromonas sp. UG3-2 genome:
GACACATAGCCTTTCGGGTGAGTGGGTGCTAATTGAAAATAGTCTCTATCATCGACGTAATGTTGTTGCTTGGCCATTTCTTTGGCAAAAGCAAGCGGCGCAAAGTGTGTGATCTTAGCCTCTTTATCGGCCACGATTGCGGTTCTGAAGTTCGGGTAAGTGGTAATAAAGCGGGTTAATACATCTTGCTCATTTAACCCTAATGCGACTTGCTCAGCGGCGGTGACAGTGGCATCTCGGTAGCTGGATAAGTAATCATCCATGCGCGCCACTACGGTGTTCGACGCTTTTTTTAATTGATTACTCACTTCAGATTCAAGGCGCAGATAGTAATTGTTGGTCAGTACAATAGTGATCATCAACACCACCAGCACAATCACTAAACTCACCGTTGAATTGAGGATTTGATGAAGTGCAAGGCCTTGCCACTTACCTCGAGCAAAAAAGAAACTGAGTAAGTCCACCACCGCAAGACAAATGGCAGCATTAATAAAGTACTTACCAAGAGCGGTAATAATGACCAGCAGCGGCAACTGCAAAGCAAAGTAACCGAATATAAACAGCGCAGGCAAGCCCAGTAACAGCCAAAAGACTAAACCACGAACAAAGAAAAGCTTATTGGTTCTTACCGCAACAAAGTGCAGCCAAATCACCTCAACTAAAAACACTAATGACGGCCAACAATGGCCCCAGCGATAGAATATAAACGCGGCACCAATTGCCACCGCAATGACAGCATACTGCCAGCCAAATAGCAGTAACACAAATAACACAAATAACTGGCCTAACAAGAATTCGGAGCTATCCAAAAACTAAATAGGCAGCAAGTTGGCAGCGCCGCCAAGCATGCCAAGAAGCACAGTTAAAAGAAATATATGTTTTTGATTCAAGTGCAATTTAATCTGCTTATCTTAAGCTGGGAATCTATTACTATAACAGTAAAAGAGAAACGGCGCTTTGCCAAGCACAGATTAATTAATGCTCAGGGCAATCATGACTTTCTATTTGCAGCACACAGCTAGCCACCCCAAAGCGTTGCCTTAGTTGCATTTCAACCTCGGAGCGACACGCCGAGTCGTGAGACTCTATAGTACAGTGGTGTTTTAAGACGATGTGTGCACCAACCACGAGTTTACCGTCCATTTCACTTACCGTGATGTTATGAGTGCTTTCAACGTGCTCAGTAGCCAAAATAGCGGACTCTACCGCACTGGGTTTAGGTAAGGCCTCAGCAGGTGTCATAAGCCCTTTCACGCAAGCCAACACCACTTTTACACCGGTAAACAAAACAAACAGCGAGATCAGCATACTGGATAAAATATCAATGACTTCCCAGCCCGTTAAATAGATAACTACCCCGGCCACAAAGGTAGAGACTGTCGATAGCAAGTCAAAAAAGGAGTGTAAAAATACCGCGTACACATTGATGCTGTCTTTTCTGCCTTTATACAAGATCCAAGCTGAAGCACCATGAAATAAAAATCCGATGGCCGCAATCACCGACATCAAATAGCTATTCACTCCTAAGCCATGACCCTCACCGTGGTGACTTAATCGCTCTCCCCCTTCAAATAAAATGATGATCGCAATAGAAAGGTACAAGATGCCATTTATTAAGCCACCAGTGTACTCGGCGCGCTTATAGCCATCGTTATAAGTTTTCGCTAGGTAAACTGCCACACTCGAGGCGATCAGAGCAATAAACAATGAACTGTTATGGACAAATAAGTGACCAGCATCGGCAAGCACAGCTAATGAGTTGGCATAGTAGGCACCCACGACTTGAATGACCATAAAGGTGCAAGTAATAGTCAACGCTATCAACAATCGTCGTCGAGAGGCTTGGTGCGTGGTGATGTCTGTCATGAAATGAACGTGTACCTAGTAGTGGAATTTGATAGCTTATCTGCGTTGGTATATCTGGCTATTACCATTTTGAGTTTTGCATTTCAGGCCAGTTTGCAACTGAGTCGGTGGCACACTGAGACGCTCACCAATAGCAATGATATACAGTCGCAATTGTACGCTTAAATCGCTCTGATTGCACGAATAAAAGCATCAACCAAATCGCACCTGAACAAACTTTAACCATCACAACATCTTGGCGTAGAACAAGGTAATACAAAGCGAATATAAATCTTTGATAGCTAAACCAAACTATTTCTTCAAAACCAGCTCTAAGATTCATTGCAAAATTAGCTATCTCATAAATACTTAAGCAAAAGCGTGTAGCCCATTACTAATTCAAGCTCAGTAAGCTTAAGCTCGTTATGAGGTAAATTTTAATAAGGATAATTTGGCAATGACAAAGAAAACCGTCGAGCATGCGCAGCGTCACCCTAAGGTCATCATTATTTGCGATGACCCCAATGAGCTCACTGGTGTGGCCGATATTATTGCCTCTCAAGTTAAAGAATACCGAGTTTTTACCAGCCACAAAGAAGTGGCGGAACTACTCTCAGAAGCGCCACCCGATGTCATTGTTATTGCCCGTAAAACGGTGGCGAAAAGCGTTGAAGTCTACAGTTTATTGGCCAAACATGGGTTACTCAATTACCCTCATGAAAACATCCTGTTGTGTGAAAACAAAGAGTCTGGTGTGGCTTTTCGCTGTTGTATGAAAGGCATCTTTACCGACTACTTTGTTTATAAACCCATGTATGAAAACTATCGTTTTCGGATGATATTACACAATGCCTTAATTCGCACCGAAGGGGTCTCTGAAGTTGCGCAAATTCGTGAGGAGCACTTTGGTCGCATTGACGATAAACTCAAACAATTAATTGACGACGCTGCGGTTTATCATGGCCGGGCCGATCAAACCTTAAAAGATGCCAGAGCAAGCCTTGACTCACAAAAAGGAGTCAATCAGGTTCAAGATGATTTGCTTAATGAACTCAAAGCAAAACACCTTACTCCCTTGCTCGATCAACTGGAAAGCCAGCTTGCTGAAAGCGTCCATGAACTCACCCAGCGGCTAAAAGACAAACAACTCTCCATTGCTGAGTTAACCGCGGTACTCGCTGAAAAGGATCAGGCCAACAGTGCGCAACTGGCACAGCAAGTAATGCCGATGGAAAGCGATGGCCAAGTTGAAATCAAACCACAAAAGCCGGTAAAAAGCGATGAACCTTTCAAAGTAATGGTCGTGGAAGACAACGAAATCTACCGTGAAATGATAGCAAAAATCCTCCGTGATGAAGGACATAAAGTAGAAAGCGTCGGCAGTGGCTTGGATGCCATAAAAAAACTCCGCAAGCAGCGATTTTCTATGGTATTTATGGACTTATTTATGCCTGAGCTCGATGGTTACAACACCACCAAAAATGTGCGTAATATTCCCCATTGCAAAAAGCTGCCTATCGTTGCACTCACAAGCAATAAAAACAAAGGCATTATTCGCAAGTGGGCATCGCTTGGCCTCACGGGTTACATTACCAAACCTTCGACCAAAAGTGCCATATTAAAAGCCGTCGAAAAAGCTAAACTTGAGCTCAGTCAAGAGTAGCACACCGTTTTGCTATGACATCGAATTTTTAACTGTAGGTGATAAATAAAGAGATAGGAAAAGCCCTGCCATCCTTGGCCGGGCTTGTCATTGCTCGTTAGAACCGCACTTCCATACCAGCGGCTACTTCACCGATACGGTTGGCGCTTAGACGGTAATGGCTGTAGCTCAGTGTCAGCGCGGTGCTGTCGCTCAGCTGATAGCCTACTGCGCCACCAAAGTAAGCACTGGTGCCTTTTTGTTCGTACTGAACAAAGTGACGACCATTCAAGGTACTATTAACTTGGTAGTCCCAATTGTACGCACCCAAGAACAGCTCAGCATGCACTTTGCCAAATCGCACCACTTCCAAACCGGTTTGCAGTGCAAAACCTTCCGGCAACACCGGAGCAACGCGCGAAACGCTTTGGTGCCAGCTGTCTGGTTTCAGCGTGCTGCCGCTCAGCGTCACCCGACCCTGGCCCAGGTCAATATAGCGCAAACCAGCATACCATTTAGGCATCAGCTGATAAAAAGCACCAGCCGACCAGGACTGACTGCTTTCGTCCACGTTCGAGACCTGAGTCCCCGCTGGCAGTGCACTAAACTGACTATTTGCTTTGGCCTGTCCCAAAGTGGCCTGTATACGCCAAGCATCTGCCAGTGCCGGAGCACTGACTAGGCAGCTAGCCGATACAACCGCGTAAGCAGGTAACGCAGATTTACGACGACGCAGTATAAGCGTCGATACCATTATCAGTAACAAGCCACCTAAACTACCGGATGATTGGTTCTCTGCCGTGGCAACCTGGTGGGCTGTTACCTTAATTTTCGCAACCCCCTTACTGGTCGCACCTTTTGCGTCTTTGACCTCATAAGTCACGATATCTTCTCCGTTAAAGCCCAGTTTAGGCTCATAGCGTAGAGTGCCATCAAAATTAACCTCCGCCTTGCCGTGCGTAGCGATTGCGCTGATAAGCGTTAAGGCATCTCCATCAGGGTCCGTATCATTGGCCAATACATCAAGGGTGACAGTGGCCTTGTCATTAGTGCTGGCAGTATCGAGCTGAGTAAGCGGCGCGGCATTGACTACCAATTCAACCGTAACTATGGCGCTAGACGTCCCGCCCTGACCATCGGCAATGCTGTAAGTGATGGTTGCCGTACCAACATAATCCACCGGCGGTGTATAACGTAACTGATTATCCAGAATCTCAACATCACCAAAATCAGCGCTTGCACCTGTGATAGTCAGCGCATCTCCATCAGCATCACTGTCGTTTTCTAGTACATTGATAAACACAGGCAAACCGACATTTACAACCAAGTTATCACCCTGTGCCTCTGGCTGCGTGTTATCGCTCATCAGAACAGCAATACCACCAGGGTCAACGATGCTTCGGTTAGCAATGCCATCGTCGTCATTCGGACCACCATCAACAATTTTCAGTTGAACACACCAGTCGCCTTCATTCAGGCCATCTCGCCATTCGTTGCTGCCCGGAGGCGGGCAGTAACCCGGCTCACCAGTTGCCGATAGGATTGCATTGCCACCTGTGGTCACAAAGTTAACCCATTCACCGTCGCGGAACTTACGATAAATCGCGTTAACCGGAATAGGTTTACGCTGTGGGATCACGATGCCGTATACATCCCCCGCTTTTGGCAATCCGGTTGCGATAAAGTCGAATACACCGCCAATATTAGTGGCTTCACTATCTCCTGGCAGTTCATCTTCAATCAACTGCGCACCACCTGTCGAGTTTTGGGCTACGGTTACCCCTTTTCGCAGACAAACACCTGGCTCACCTTCCACCAGATACTGGCTCGCATCCTTCAGCTGGCCTGGGATCACATTACAGTCTCCGTTGCCATCCAGGTAGTCCGGAATACCATCATTATCCGAATCCGCAAAGCCTTCCAGCTCATCCGGGATCATGTCGCCGTCACTGTCTTCACTGCCAAGCTGTGGCAAACTATCAACAACCTCCAGATAGATATCCTGAGTTGAAGATAATGAAGGTGTGCCATCATCCGTTGCTGTCACACTGAGTTTATAGATCCCCGCAGCCAGTACACTTGGGTCAAATTCAAAGCGTTCGGCAGCAAAGCTTAGGTTCTTCATTTGTGCCTCTGCCGCTTCCCAGCTCAGCGTGACGCTGTCTTGCGGATTGGCATCGCTGGGCGAAGCACTCACAACAACAGGCTCGCCATTTTGCAATATCAGCGTTCGCGACTCACCGCTTTGGCTGGCATCCACACTTATCGACGGCGCGACGTTTTCTTCCACTATGGTTACTGTGGAGCTGGACTTGGCACTCTTATTTAGCGTATCTGCCAGAGTGATCACAATACTTTCGTTACCTTCGACCTTGCCGTCGGCAAAGACGTTAAAGGTAATGCTGGCCTCAGTGCCTGATTCAATCACCACTTCACCGTCAAGCAAATCATGGTCGTTACCATCGGCCGAGCCACTGACGGTGTAAGGCACAGTGACCGGATAACTTGGTGCCGGACCATTCAGGAAGACTTCCACCGTGTGGCTTTGCTCTTCCGCAATTTGGCTGTCTTTACTCAAAGACACCAACGGATTCACGGCAATGCTCTGCTTTTTCGCCGTAGATTGGTCATTGTTGTCGGTCGCTTTCCAGTATACTTCATGCAGTCCCGGCGCAAAGACGGTCATGCCATCCACCAGCGAGACCGCCAGCGGGTTTCCATTACCATCAAAGGCCGAAGCGGTACCTAAATCTACTTTAGTAAACAGACCGGTTGCATCCACGTTCAAGTCTTCAGGCACATTCAGAGTCGGCGCGTCGATCACATTAGATGCAGTGATCTCTACCGTCGCCGTCGCTTGCGCACGTGCTCCTGCAGCGTCTGATAGCACATAAGTGACCACGGCGATGTCTTGCGAGCTTGCCTGTGGTTGATACACCAGTTGACCATCGCTGATTGAAACAGTACCTATGGTTGCGCTTGCACCAATCAGATTCAAGGTATCACCCGCATCCACATCGCTATCATTTTCTAGTACGTCCAGTCTGTAACTACTCGCAACTTCGCTGAAGCTGAATGCGTCGCTTTGTGCCAACGGCTTATCGTTTACGGCATTCACCTTGATGCTGACTTGCGCCTCATCCGAGTTCATTTCGCCGTCGTTAACGACATAGCTAAAACTATCTAAACCATTGAAGTTGTTGCTTGGAATATAGCTGAACAAGGTGCCCTGCACGCTTAGTAAACCGTGAGCAGGCTGCTGAGTAATCGTGATGCTCAGGCTGTCCTGATCTGGGTCCGAAACGGGTGCACTAAAGCTAGTAGAGGCATCTTCATCGACAAATACCTGCATAGCCTGTGCAACCGGCTTGGCATTGACATAGCCGACTTCGATGGCAAATGCAGGTAGTGATGTCGTTAATTCGCCGTCTGAAACGCTAATCACTATATTAGTGTACTGGCCCACATCATCCCGACTCGGTGTGCCAGATAAAGTACCGCTTTGCGCATCAAAACTTGCCCAAGCAGGCTGGTTTTTAATGCTGAAAGTGAGTGAGTCATCATCTAAGTCACTGGCATCTGGTGTGAAGCGATAAGCATTGTCCTGATCCACACTGGTTGCTGGTGTACCTATGAGCACTGGTGCATCATTTACCGCAATCACATTCAGTGTAACCTGCGCAGCAGTTGATTCTTCCTGACCGTCAAATGCCACAAATTGTAAGCTGTCTTTACCGTTGAAGTCAGTATCTGGCGTATATAGCCAGCTGTTATCACTTTGTTGTGTTAACGTGCCGGAGTTGACGCCTTGGACGATTTGATACGTCAGCGCGTCCGCATCGATATCCGAGGCCGTGAGAGTTATCAACACACTACCATCTTCATCGACGTTTAGCACCTGAGCTTCAGCCACTGGCGCATCGTTCACTGGCATGACAGTCATAGTAACAAGTGCTTCGTTAGAAACCGCACCTGCAGTGTCTTTCACTGTATAAGTGAAGGTATCCAAACCGTTGAAATTAGCATTCGGTACATAGACAATCGCACCGCTTGGGCTCACTGTGACTTGACCACTTTGTGGCTGAGCGACCACAGTCACGCTAGCTGGATCTAACTGGTCATTGCCATCGACATCGTAGTCATCACCTAGAACGTTGACTTCATACGAGCCTTCTTCCTCTAGCTGTGCGGTGTTATCGACTGCTACTGGCGCGTCATTCACTGCCGTGATAGCAACGCTAACGGTTGCAGGCTCAGAGCTCAGCCCTTCGCTGTCCATTAAGGTATAAGTAAAGCTAAAGCTACCGTTCACATCCGCTTTGGGTGTGATCTCAAGCTGACCCTCGGCCAGCACTGTGACATCCGCCAACTCGTAGGCACCTGCGCCATTGCCCTGATCTTCGAGCATCACGTTGGCCCCATTGAAGCCCTGATCTTCCACATCTGTGTCATTGTTCAGGATATTAAGTGTGCCAGTTTCGTCTTCGTTGAGGGTGACGCTGTCGCCATCCGCTACCGGACGGTCGTTAATTGCGCCAATGTTGACAATCACTTCAACCGGCTCAGACACTAGGCCTTCGCTGTCCGCAATGGTATAGCTGAATGCATCACTGCCCGTGGCGTTGGCGTTTGGTGTATACACCAGCTTGCCTGACTCCTGGTTCACAGTGACAACCCCTTTGGTCGGCAATCCGCTCAGTGCAACCTCACCTTGTGGGTGGGTGTCTTCGATGTCACTCGATAAGGTTCGTACATCCAGCTCGTCACTCGGCGTGTCTTCCTCTACCGTTAATGTCGCGCCTTTGGCCACTGGCTGATCGTTCACCGCCGCAATGCTGATGGTCAGCGTGGCCGCTTTTGAGGTATTACCCGCCGCATCTTTTACCGTATAAGTCAGCGTATCTTCGCCCGTGGCATTCTCGTTTGGTGTATAAGTCAGCTTACCATTGGTGATGGTGTAACTACCCAGCTGAGGCTCAGTCACTACCGCCGTAGAGGCTGCCACCATATCGTTTTCTGCATCAGAATCATTCTCCAGCAGATCTATGGTGTTCGGCATGTCTTCTGTTAGTGCTAGGGTGTCGTCCAATGTCACTGGTGCATCGGCCTGCGGGTCAATCGTCAGCGCCACGGTGCGCGTCTGAGACAGTTCACCTGCGGCATCTTTCACCTGATAAGTGAAGCTGTCGCTGTGATTTTCGCTGCCATCATGGCTATAAGTGAAGCTGCCGTCAGCGCTCAGTAGCAAAGTACCAAACTGCGGTTCACCCACCACCACGGCGCTCAGGCTGTCTTCGCTGTCTAAGTCGTCATCCGTTGCAGTGCTCAGCAGGCCCTGCTGAGATGCAATGACCAGCTGCTCGGCTTCATCCAGTATAAAGCTAAAGTCCTGCGCCATAGGTGCATCATTGGTGTTGACCACTTCAATGTTGAATGCAGGCAGTGCGTGCTCGGCTTTACCATCATTGACGGTGATGACTATCTGCTCGTAGTTGCCAACGTACTCATCGCTCGGCGTACCGCTCAGTTTACCGGTTTGCTCATCAAAGCTTGCCCAGTCTGGTTTATTGCTGATCACAAAGGTATGAGTGTCATCGCTGTCCGGGTCGGTCAGCTCAGGCTCAAACACATACTCGGCATCTTCGTTCACTGTTCTCAGTGGGGCGCCCGACAGCACAGGGGCTACGTTGTACTTTTTGGTCACTGAAGCCGTTATAGGCTCACCCGCGTTGTTCGCTTCGTCAAACACCACAACAGTCAGGATCAAGCGTCCCTCTGCCAATGCAGAGACATCAATTCCGGTGACACTTTGCGTGGCTGCGGTGATGCTGATAGGCGACTGACTGCCCACCGAGGTAGTGCCATCACTCACCTGATAAGTCAGCATGCCTTTACCTTCAAGCCCATTTAGGATGAAGCTCATGGCCGTTTCGTTATCACGGTTGATCAAGGCCTGGTCGATACTGACCGACTGGCCACTTGGGGCTGTCGTATCCAGACTCAACACCAGCGGCTGTGCTGCCGTATTGGCATTGCCTGCAACGTCATTGAATACACCCGCTGCAATGCTGATGGTCACTTCACCTTGTGCATTCTCATCCGGCGTAAAGGTCGCCTGATAAGTGGTCGCATTCAGTGCTTTTAACTCGTTCAGGTTGCCGCTGCTTGCACTGATATCTTCCAGTATAAAATCTTCACTTGGCTCACTCAGTACAATAGTGATCAGCGCCTGCTCACCGACTTTCAGTGCCAGGTCGTTAGACGTCAGGCTCACCACTTGTGGCGCGGCAGTGTCGAGTATTGCAGTTGCTGAAGCCACTTCAGAGACATTGCCTGCCGGATCAGTCAGGGTCACTGTAGCATTCAGCTGTCCGTCGTTCAGATTGCCCAGGTTGATGCCACTAATAGTCTGGTTCGACTCAGTGACGTCACCTTGTGCAGACACCGGCAGGCCGCCTTGCGCGCTGCTGATCACATAGTGATAACGACTGCCCACTTCGGCATCGCCCAGCGTGATGCTGGCCGCATTGGCATTGGTGCCGTGGTAATAAGGTGCGCCAAACGCCACACTGTGATTGCCCGGCGCCTGGGTATCTATGTTCAGGGTCAGGGTATCGGAAGCCAGATTCGGGTTGCCCGCTGCATCGTTAAACTTGCCAGCGGCAATGGCAATGGTGCCTGCTACTTGCGAGTTCTCACTCGGCGTAAACGCGGTACGATAGCTGGTGTCGCTGATCTGCTCCAGCTCAGACACAGTACCGCCCGCCACGTTCAGTAATGCCTTATTAAAGTCGCTAACGGCTTCACTCAGACCAATGGTGATCACGCTGGTCTCGCCCGCTTTAAGGGCGGTCTGTGACGCACTCAAAGTGGTAATGGTCGGTGCAGTTGCATCCAGCGTGGCTTGTTTAACCAGCGCCTGAGCCGCATTGCCTGCGCTGTCGGTAAGTACCACCGACAAGCTCAGCGTGCCGTCTTTAAGCTGGCTTAGGTTCGCAATATTAACTTGCTGGTTTGCCGATGTGATGGTCTCAGTGCTGGTTAGTTCACCGCCGCCCGTGCTGGTCAGCGTGTAAGCATATGTCGCGCCCACTTCGGCGCCACTAAAGCTAAAGCTGGCCGCATCGCGATTGGCCAGATTGTAGGTTTGCTGATCCAAGGTGACGTCGTGACCATTTGGCGCCATGGTATCCAGAGTGGCCGTATCCGTTGCCGCCACACCGGCATTGCCAGCCTTATCGGTCAGCGTCACTGACAGGCTCAGCGGTCCGTCGTTAAGATTTTCGATATCCGTAATAACAATCTGCTGCTGCGCGCTGTCAAGCGTACCCGTGCCACTTATGCTGTGGCCGTCGCTGCTCATTGTATAAGCATAGGTTGCACCGGCTTCGCCGCCGCTCAAATCAAAGCGAATAGTGCTCGCAGAGCTGTTATAAACGTCTTTATCCAGCGTTACCGCATAACCAGTTGGTGCCTGGGTATCAATGTTAAGGTCAACCGATTTCGCCGCTGTATTAGCATTACCCGCTGTGTCGTTGAAGGTGTTGGCCTTAACGGTGACAGTGCCAGTCGCTTCAGTGCCTGCTGTTGGAGTGAAGCTGACCTGGTAATCTGTCGCGCTGCCGTTAAGGGCTGCAAAGCCAGACAGCTCACCACCCGATACCGACAACGATGCCATACTGAAATCGCCGCTTGCCTCGCTCAGGG
Coding sequences within it:
- a CDS encoding cation diffusion facilitator family transporter, whose product is MTDITTHQASRRRLLIALTITCTFMVIQVVGAYYANSLAVLADAGHLFVHNSSLFIALIASSVAVYLAKTYNDGYKRAEYTGGLINGILYLSIAIIILFEGGERLSHHGEGHGLGVNSYLMSVIAAIGFLFHGASAWILYKGRKDSINVYAVFLHSFFDLLSTVSTFVAGVVIYLTGWEVIDILSSMLISLFVLFTGVKVVLACVKGLMTPAEALPKPSAVESAILATEHVESTHNITVSEMDGKLVVGAHIVLKHHCTIESHDSACRSEVEMQLRQRFGVASCVLQIESHDCPEH
- a CDS encoding response regulator, whose translation is MTKKTVEHAQRHPKVIIICDDPNELTGVADIIASQVKEYRVFTSHKEVAELLSEAPPDVIVIARKTVAKSVEVYSLLAKHGLLNYPHENILLCENKESGVAFRCCMKGIFTDYFVYKPMYENYRFRMILHNALIRTEGVSEVAQIREEHFGRIDDKLKQLIDDAAVYHGRADQTLKDARASLDSQKGVNQVQDDLLNELKAKHLTPLLDQLESQLAESVHELTQRLKDKQLSIAELTAVLAEKDQANSAQLAQQVMPMESDGQVEIKPQKPVKSDEPFKVMVVEDNEIYREMIAKILRDEGHKVESVGSGLDAIKKLRKQRFSMVFMDLFMPELDGYNTTKNVRNIPHCKKLPIVALTSNKNKGIIRKWASLGLTGYITKPSTKSAILKAVEKAKLELSQE